In Treponema primitia ZAS-2, a genomic segment contains:
- a CDS encoding mannitol dehydrogenase family protein: MLLLNKKTVKEQKVEFEKAGIRVPDFDINALGKRSFDAPVWVHFSVGNLFKAYHAMLAQRLIEMGAMDRGIIAVAPFDHELIKKVFLPHDNLYIHVTMKADSSLEKSVVASVTEALAADSADPAQWERLRAIFCALSLQIVSLSITEKGYDLRNMDGSFKPEILKEFEAGPAAPVHGMTKLTALLYERYTRGSGRPLALVSTDNFSHNGDKLKAAILAVAGEWKARSFVDQGFVNWLSDPAKAAFPLTMIDKITPYPSEKVRDQLEAIGLGGMEIVDTGGHSANAPFVNTEEAEYLVIEDAFPNGRPPLEKAGVYFTDRATVDKVEKMKVCTCLNPLHTALAIFGCLLGYSSIAAEMKDPDLVTLVRKIAYDEGMPVVTDPGIIKPADFVREVLEKRFSNPNIPDTPQRIATDTSQKLGIRFGETIKLYTLNPALDIKKLVLIPLVLAAWCRYLLGLDDQGKAFAPSPDPLLVNLQEALEGVALGNPGSAAGKLRPILSNQKIFAVNLYDVGLGKPVESYFAELLTGPGAVRKTLQKYLEY, translated from the coding sequence ATGCTTTTATTAAATAAAAAAACTGTGAAAGAACAGAAAGTAGAATTTGAAAAGGCAGGGATCAGGGTCCCGGATTTTGATATCAATGCCCTGGGGAAGCGCAGTTTTGATGCGCCGGTCTGGGTGCATTTCAGCGTAGGAAACCTGTTTAAGGCCTACCATGCCATGCTGGCCCAGCGGCTTATAGAAATGGGCGCCATGGATCGCGGCATTATTGCCGTCGCACCTTTCGACCACGAGCTTATAAAAAAGGTATTCCTGCCCCATGACAATCTGTACATACATGTGACCATGAAGGCCGATAGCAGCCTTGAAAAGTCTGTCGTCGCCAGTGTTACCGAGGCGCTTGCTGCGGACAGCGCCGATCCTGCCCAGTGGGAACGGCTAAGGGCGATTTTTTGCGCCCTCAGTTTGCAGATAGTATCTCTGTCAATTACCGAGAAGGGCTATGATCTCAGGAATATGGACGGTTCATTCAAACCGGAAATTCTGAAGGAATTTGAAGCAGGCCCTGCCGCCCCGGTTCACGGGATGACCAAGCTTACCGCGCTGCTGTACGAGCGTTATACCAGGGGAAGCGGTCGGCCCCTGGCCCTGGTTAGTACCGACAACTTTTCCCATAATGGGGATAAGCTCAAGGCCGCAATATTGGCGGTAGCCGGAGAATGGAAGGCCCGATCCTTTGTGGATCAGGGCTTTGTAAACTGGCTCTCGGATCCGGCAAAGGCTGCATTTCCCCTCACCATGATAGATAAGATAACCCCTTATCCATCAGAAAAAGTGCGGGATCAACTTGAAGCGATAGGCCTTGGAGGTATGGAAATAGTCGATACCGGCGGACATTCAGCGAACGCTCCCTTTGTAAATACCGAAGAAGCGGAGTACCTGGTAATTGAAGACGCTTTCCCCAATGGGCGCCCTCCCCTTGAAAAGGCCGGAGTTTATTTTACAGACAGGGCAACCGTTGATAAGGTTGAGAAAATGAAGGTCTGCACTTGCCTCAACCCGCTCCATACGGCCCTTGCGATTTTTGGCTGTCTGTTGGGCTACAGTTCTATTGCTGCTGAAATGAAGGACCCGGACCTGGTAACCCTGGTTAGAAAAATAGCCTATGATGAGGGGATGCCGGTGGTTACCGATCCTGGTATCATAAAGCCCGCAGATTTCGTACGGGAGGTGCTTGAAAAACGTTTTTCCAATCCCAATATCCCCGACACCCCCCAGCGTATAGCCACAGACACTTCCCAGAAACTGGGCATACGTTTCGGTGAGACCATCAAGCTGTATACCCTGAATCCGGCGCTTGATATTAAAAAACTGGTCCTGATCCCCCTGGTTTTAGCGGCCTGGTGCCGGTATTTACTTGGCCTTGATGATCAGGGCAAGGCTTTTGCCCCCAGCCCTGATCCCCTGCTGGTAAATTTACAGGAAGCCCTGGAAGGGGTCGCCTTGGGAAATCCCGGTTCGGCGGCAGGAAAACTAAGGCCCATTCTTTCCAACCAGAAAATATTTGCGGTAAATCTGTATGATGTAGGACTGGGTAAACCTGTGGAAAGCTATTTCGCAGAATTGCTGACCGGGCCAGGGGCAGTGAGAAAAACACTGCAAAAATATCTGGAATACTAA
- the uxaC gene encoding glucuronate isomerase, protein MKTIFMDGNFLLSTEISRKLYHEAAAGEPIFDYHCHLNPKEIAENRRFANLSEIWLAGDHYKWRVMRANGIDERLITGDADPYDKFLAWAETVPRLLGNPLYHWSHLELQRYFDIYEPLSKANAPQVWNAANEKLKNDEALSVYGIFRRFKVYAVGTTDDPADGLEWHDTISAAGKTETKVLPSFRPDRALNVEKPDFPEYINHLGKAAGKNITNIDDLLAVLRDRINFFDKHGCCAADHGLEYLPFETARDGSTGSQWEKEAGAVFAKALSGGTADRQEVESFKTFVLCFLAGEYHDHDWAMQLHLSALRTINTPMLKILGPDTGYDVVHDHPVAAKLSRLLDTVEERGKLPKVILYSLNPKDFYPLATVMGSFQGDGIPGKMQLGSAWWFLDHRDGMENQMRLLANTGLLSRFVGMLTDSRSFLSYPRHEYFRRILCNLIGGWAENGEVPDDFFLLGDMVRDISFRNALRYFENSNNSNKGVYYGKNN, encoded by the coding sequence ATGAAAACGATTTTTATGGACGGGAATTTTCTTCTTTCAACAGAAATAAGCAGGAAGCTCTATCATGAGGCTGCGGCGGGGGAGCCGATCTTTGACTATCACTGCCACCTCAACCCTAAGGAGATCGCGGAAAATCGCCGCTTTGCAAACCTGAGCGAAATTTGGCTGGCCGGAGACCACTATAAATGGCGGGTCATGCGGGCTAACGGCATTGATGAGCGGCTTATCACCGGGGATGCCGACCCCTACGACAAATTCCTCGCCTGGGCAGAAACAGTTCCCCGGCTTTTAGGGAACCCCCTCTACCATTGGAGTCACCTGGAACTACAGCGTTACTTTGATATTTATGAACCATTGAGTAAAGCCAATGCCCCCCAAGTCTGGAATGCGGCTAATGAAAAACTGAAAAATGACGAGGCCCTTTCGGTGTACGGGATTTTCCGCCGCTTTAAGGTGTATGCCGTGGGAACCACCGACGATCCTGCGGATGGCCTTGAATGGCATGATACAATCAGTGCCGCTGGGAAAACAGAAACAAAGGTATTACCATCATTTAGACCGGATCGGGCTTTAAATGTTGAGAAACCGGATTTTCCTGAATATATAAACCACCTTGGAAAAGCTGCGGGGAAGAATATCACTAATATTGATGATCTGCTTGCTGTTTTGCGGGATCGGATAAATTTCTTTGATAAACATGGCTGTTGTGCGGCGGATCACGGTCTTGAATATCTGCCCTTTGAGACCGCAAGGGACGGAAGTACAGGATCCCAGTGGGAAAAAGAGGCAGGAGCCGTCTTCGCTAAGGCTCTTTCCGGCGGAACTGCGGATAGGCAGGAAGTCGAGTCCTTCAAGACCTTTGTCCTCTGTTTTCTTGCCGGGGAATACCATGACCACGACTGGGCCATGCAGCTGCACCTCTCCGCCCTGCGGACCATCAATACCCCTATGCTCAAGATACTTGGACCTGATACAGGTTACGATGTGGTCCACGATCATCCGGTAGCCGCCAAACTTTCCCGGCTCCTGGATACGGTGGAAGAACGGGGTAAACTCCCAAAGGTCATTCTCTATAGTCTCAATCCCAAGGATTTTTATCCCCTAGCCACGGTGATGGGATCTTTTCAAGGTGACGGCATACCTGGTAAAATGCAGCTTGGTTCGGCATGGTGGTTTCTGGATCATCGGGATGGCATGGAAAACCAGATGCGGCTTCTGGCCAATACGGGGCTGCTCTCCCGTTTTGTGGGGATGCTTACCGATTCCCGCAGCTTCCTTTCCTATCCCCGGCACGAATACTTCCGCCGTATACTCTGTAACCTCATAGGCGGCTGGGCTGAAAACGGCGAAGTCCCGGATGATTTCTTCCTTCTGGGAGACATGGTAAGGGATATCTCTTTCAGAAATGCTTTGCGATACTTTGAAAATAGTAATAATAGTAATAAAGGAGTTTATTATGGAAAAAATAATTGA
- a CDS encoding bifunctional 4-hydroxy-2-oxoglutarate aldolase/2-dehydro-3-deoxy-phosphogluconate aldolase: MEKIIEELGKIGIVPVIKIDDVEKSVPLAKALIAGGIPCAEVTFRTAEGEEAIRRINAEVPDILLGAGTVLSTDQVDRAINAGAKFIVSPGFNPKVVAYCIKKGIPIVPGCSNPSDIEQALEFGLDVIKFFPAEQSGGLEYIKAIAAPYTQLRFMPTGGINQNNIAKYTGYERIVACGGSWMVGADLINTGDFDRITQLCKEAVQAVLGFSVAHFGINTKNAETALKAANLFSALFGFTLKDGNSSIFASDNIEIMKETGLGANGHIGIGTNSLLRAIAWFERQGIKFNPGSAKKDNKGNITVIYLEEEIAGFAVHLVQRKSTTSP, encoded by the coding sequence ATGGAAAAAATAATTGAAGAATTGGGAAAGATCGGAATAGTTCCGGTAATCAAAATTGACGATGTTGAAAAGTCGGTTCCCCTGGCAAAGGCCCTAATCGCCGGAGGCATTCCCTGCGCGGAGGTCACCTTCAGGACTGCCGAAGGGGAAGAGGCCATACGCCGCATAAACGCTGAGGTTCCCGATATCCTGCTTGGGGCGGGTACGGTACTAAGTACCGATCAGGTTGACCGGGCGATTAACGCGGGGGCGAAGTTTATTGTGAGTCCGGGATTCAACCCGAAGGTTGTGGCCTACTGTATTAAAAAAGGAATCCCCATAGTGCCCGGCTGCTCTAATCCTTCAGATATTGAACAGGCCCTTGAATTTGGCCTTGATGTGATAAAATTTTTCCCTGCGGAACAGTCCGGGGGGCTTGAGTATATCAAAGCCATTGCCGCTCCCTATACCCAGCTCAGATTCATGCCCACCGGGGGAATAAACCAGAATAATATTGCTAAATATACCGGCTATGAGCGGATAGTGGCCTGCGGAGGTTCCTGGATGGTCGGCGCGGACCTTATAAACACCGGGGATTTTGATCGGATAACCCAGCTCTGCAAAGAGGCGGTTCAGGCGGTTCTGGGATTTTCAGTTGCCCATTTTGGTATCAACACTAAAAATGCAGAAACGGCGCTTAAAGCAGCAAATCTGTTCAGCGCCCTTTTCGGGTTTACCCTTAAAGATGGTAATTCGTCGATCTTTGCCAGTGACAATATAGAGATCATGAAAGAAACCGGCCTGGGCGCCAACGGCCATATAGGCATCGGGACTAACAGTTTACTCCGGGCTATTGCCTGGTTTGAACGGCAGGGTATAAAATTTAACCCGGGCAGCGCCAAAAAAGACAATAAGGGTAACATAACGGTGATCTATCTGGAAGAAGAAATCGCCGGATTTGCGGTACATTTGGTACAAAGAAAATCAACAACCTCGCCCTAA
- a CDS encoding sugar kinase, with the protein MGKIVTFGEIMLRLAPEGYYRFVQASSYGATYGGGEANVAVSLANFGADAAFVTKLPKHEIGQGAVNSLRQFGVDTSKIVRGGSRVGIYFLEKGASQRASKVIYDRAGSAIATAELKDFDWPSIFEGVSWFHFTGITPALGDTVAAITLEACKTAKARGITVSCDLNYRKNLWSREKAGEVMAGLMPFVDLCIANEEDASDVFGIHARNSDINSGKINREGYQEVAKALTERFGFKKVAITLRESFSANDNNWAAMLYVDGTAYFSKKYPVHIVDRVGGGDSFGAGLIYGTLQAYAPQETVEFAVAASCLKHSIEGDFNQISVEEVTKLAGGDASGRVQR; encoded by the coding sequence ATGGGAAAGATCGTTACTTTTGGTGAAATTATGCTGCGCCTTGCCCCGGAAGGGTATTACCGTTTTGTCCAGGCATCCAGCTACGGCGCTACCTACGGCGGCGGGGAGGCCAATGTGGCGGTGTCCCTGGCGAACTTTGGCGCCGATGCCGCCTTTGTTACTAAACTGCCGAAACACGAAATCGGCCAGGGGGCGGTGAACAGTCTGCGACAGTTCGGTGTGGACACATCGAAGATAGTTCGTGGGGGCAGCCGGGTGGGCATTTATTTTCTGGAGAAGGGCGCTTCCCAGCGGGCTTCCAAGGTTATCTATGACCGCGCGGGTTCCGCCATTGCAACTGCGGAGCTGAAGGACTTTGACTGGCCCTCTATCTTTGAAGGGGTTTCCTGGTTTCACTTTACGGGAATTACCCCGGCTCTGGGGGATACGGTGGCGGCTATTACCCTGGAAGCCTGCAAAACCGCAAAGGCCAGGGGAATTACGGTCTCCTGCGATCTTAATTACCGGAAAAACCTCTGGTCCCGTGAAAAGGCAGGAGAGGTGATGGCAGGCCTCATGCCCTTTGTGGATCTGTGTATTGCCAATGAGGAGGACGCATCGGATGTGTTTGGTATTCACGCCCGGAACAGCGATATTAACTCCGGCAAGATCAACCGTGAAGGCTACCAGGAAGTGGCCAAGGCTCTGACGGAAAGATTCGGATTCAAGAAAGTCGCAATAACCCTGCGGGAATCTTTTTCCGCCAATGATAATAACTGGGCAGCCATGCTCTACGTTGACGGAACAGCGTATTTCTCAAAAAAATACCCGGTTCATATCGTGGACAGAGTAGGAGGCGGCGACAGTTTTGGCGCCGGGCTTATCTATGGAACATTACAGGCTTATGCTCCCCAGGAAACGGTAGAATTTGCAGTAGCCGCAAGCTGCCTGAAACATTCCATTGAGGGCGACTTTAACCAGATTTCGGTGGAAGAAGTAACGAAGCTTGCCGGAGGTGACGCCTCAGGGCGGGTACAGCGCTAA
- a CDS encoding cupredoxin domain-containing protein: protein MKRNIALYGLLMALVLILPGCSRGNSAKSLDFAVKTGVAVPSNRAGQTAGNPVNRIPVAAPAAPYRNPAVIDGAGQSIATTFTSRRYAPITVQAGIPVKWTIKVEPGNLTGCNNAIIIPKFKIRQRLQVGETVVEFTPTETGNIAYSCWMGMIRSVITVVDDLAAESSGSFQPALYRPGEAVLRTAALGPRGDSALEEDEDDFSGFGGSGGCCGAGGFALEGDDPYLDQDDGYAWNQDDFDDPGDALAQNGFGGGCCGGGSRRL, encoded by the coding sequence ATGAAAAGAAATATCGCCCTATATGGACTCCTGATGGCCCTGGTTTTAATCCTCCCGGGCTGCAGCCGGGGTAATTCGGCAAAATCCCTAGATTTCGCCGTCAAAACCGGGGTGGCAGTCCCCAGTAACAGGGCTGGTCAAACTGCAGGAAACCCGGTGAACAGGATACCCGTTGCCGCGCCCGCCGCGCCTTACCGGAACCCGGCGGTGATAGACGGCGCCGGACAAAGCATCGCCACCACATTCACCTCCCGCCGCTATGCGCCCATCACGGTGCAGGCGGGAATCCCGGTCAAGTGGACCATCAAGGTGGAGCCGGGAAACCTGACCGGCTGCAATAACGCAATAATAATCCCGAAGTTCAAAATTAGGCAGCGTTTGCAGGTCGGGGAAACGGTGGTGGAGTTTACCCCCACTGAAACCGGGAATATCGCCTATTCTTGCTGGATGGGGATGATACGAAGCGTCATCACCGTGGTGGATGACTTGGCCGCTGAAAGCTCAGGATCCTTCCAGCCGGCCCTGTACCGGCCCGGGGAGGCGGTATTGCGGACTGCGGCCCTTGGGCCTCGTGGGGATTCCGCCCTTGAAGAGGATGAAGATGATTTTTCCGGCTTTGGTGGGTCTGGTGGTTGTTGCGGGGCCGGGGGGTTTGCCCTTGAAGGGGACGATCCTTACTTGGATCAGGATGACGGTTACGCCTGGAACCAGGATGATTTTGATGATCCGGGGGATGCCCTTGCCCAAAACGGATTCGGCGGTGGTTGCTGTGGCGGCGGTTCGAGAAGACTTTAA